From Phragmitibacter flavus, the proteins below share one genomic window:
- a CDS encoding SIR2 family protein, with amino-acid sequence MEKIEPREAFMAELVKAVREGYDFVPFLGSGCSSRSGIPRGQEFIEYLKWAVFRGVGIPVAHPNSPSDDAAIETLICDKVSEQGSERQSDYWNFVANGWPPYPTIEQGESLRRWETDLLSFMSRLKNPSPSEKASNRRETDKSRLVAEALGACSEWKSALVFICRIYREKNDKTPSLGAPNQAVLDAYNVFVTKGRRPSLIHQMLANLAMPLRIHTVLTTNFDELIEQAFTTNKSHLQVFDVSISGGLPDAKIVRLQDTIVKLHGGMFETRADYSVDQRPTQEDCERFYSYMVGPEDSGIVRSKCCLIVMGYSLNDGRVRHLLKYAIQQSRLQDSGMTLKVFWLAHSEKGEKSVIRKLELESEDSAFFYSAIEPRPDLFLLELYQKITHTLPPGGLRYEYAHFVPPHPLVPSGRENSKLTDEPKSKKSVNVVAQFIDNLNESLAGKLSLLHAGEYDGNYLIHCVNHEHVAPGKASPKLVIYGGSGLSSLCSQYFWRDTHKIDGYAWYELGDFITVKHLKRVLWQSVANRLGSFRMEPIAYASATRKQQKILRRYLRLDHQKVTIFVSGRTPPGVNAAFSLQHWTDKDYNELHILFDELCSVGISIVYLPFASYRRDLVARHLASMSTKQQEAKPAHVIADELQLDLAVREKTWELIKDKVQCDEQLLREIHHASSSEPGYLIKDSDSYPGLIHSEKIVERLKDWVSEATGNQFDTKLLRVRFLYALCLFRQSRHPCSMWAEGVMDCNNRFDAASGTDRDAQRSLLAEKWSRELHGFGLFRMKAASFFWLHWDLRIRIAHWCEQYEADEQDILKDKGAIRRSLRARRARTHMWIAEWYFKATQASHDPVPLVECLYHYVQCLHWISEAKPTPQMDNDLCGDEGKSSSRYKELLAEIAFNQLSKILRLSEDVIIFWGIEDDLFERLRLEIQETGLSNDTCEGQQNIPWTMLRSQIQRIINMIKSAQGDGFFMQVRWEGLRSNLQGAPSCSDSDSLYLQGAPLQRAKNLAKDFKNYVEGFDEEALQILLAHKNCEEVRPSPLLVRSTIDRWWATAPKENRTGNSIARLIRLIILGAQINVERAYRWQHFEFLTRTRVRKLESKDVHSHEADSIARSLWAHICAQCMVAIRLSRQLSLQNCEAFEWANLRSRVIYGLSLGMLGRDNEATRKLNEALAYLNNSKHFAGDPSEWAIVALRQAEVFVSKFFLIRSQFGQGALSTQKCPIHDQKHCCLLDQAWACLETAENNLQDVERSSWWWNRLYVLKMKVLCEVCEINNSRKKALLPSHYWLADRRRILPADHILYILRQGLLLPITQGYRNARLIHYYLLAAASLNVHHLRDDRELSELAEESLDDLEGYDSLERPFVEDVRLRLNALAMPQTASAA; translated from the coding sequence ATGGAAAAGATCGAACCGCGCGAAGCATTCATGGCGGAACTAGTTAAGGCTGTAAGAGAAGGATATGACTTTGTTCCATTCCTAGGCAGCGGATGTTCAAGCAGATCAGGAATCCCCCGAGGACAGGAATTCATCGAATATCTCAAGTGGGCTGTTTTTAGAGGTGTAGGCATACCCGTCGCTCACCCCAATTCTCCGAGCGATGACGCTGCCATTGAAACTCTTATTTGCGACAAAGTGTCTGAACAGGGATCTGAACGACAGTCCGATTATTGGAATTTCGTTGCCAACGGCTGGCCTCCTTATCCGACCATCGAACAGGGTGAATCGCTGCGTCGTTGGGAAACTGATTTACTTTCCTTTATGAGTAGGTTGAAGAATCCTTCGCCCTCTGAAAAAGCCAGCAACCGGAGGGAAACCGATAAGAGCAGACTTGTCGCGGAAGCATTGGGCGCTTGTTCGGAATGGAAATCGGCACTTGTCTTTATTTGCAGGATATACAGGGAAAAAAATGACAAGACTCCATCTCTAGGCGCCCCCAATCAGGCGGTCTTAGATGCCTATAACGTCTTTGTGACGAAGGGAAGGCGGCCCAGCTTGATCCATCAGATGCTCGCCAACCTTGCGATGCCACTGCGCATTCATACGGTACTTACGACCAATTTCGACGAACTGATTGAGCAGGCGTTCACCACCAATAAATCACATCTACAAGTTTTCGATGTCAGTATCAGTGGAGGCCTTCCCGATGCGAAAATTGTCCGTCTTCAAGACACCATCGTGAAACTACATGGTGGCATGTTTGAAACCAGGGCCGATTACTCGGTCGACCAGAGGCCCACGCAAGAAGATTGCGAAAGATTCTATTCCTACATGGTAGGCCCGGAAGATAGTGGCATTGTTCGCTCAAAGTGTTGCCTTATTGTGATGGGATATTCGCTTAATGATGGCAGAGTGCGGCATCTCTTAAAATATGCTATTCAGCAGTCGCGTCTGCAAGACAGCGGAATGACCCTGAAGGTATTTTGGCTAGCTCATAGCGAAAAAGGCGAAAAAAGCGTCATCAGAAAGCTCGAATTGGAATCGGAAGACAGCGCCTTTTTTTATTCCGCAATTGAACCTCGCCCTGACCTATTTCTCCTTGAATTGTATCAAAAAATCACTCATACGCTGCCTCCAGGCGGACTCCGATACGAATATGCTCATTTCGTTCCTCCACATCCTCTAGTTCCATCGGGAAGGGAAAACAGCAAGCTGACAGATGAACCGAAATCAAAGAAGTCTGTGAACGTCGTTGCGCAGTTCATTGATAATCTGAACGAGTCCCTTGCGGGCAAGCTGTCCCTTCTGCATGCCGGTGAGTACGACGGAAACTATCTGATTCACTGTGTGAATCATGAGCATGTGGCTCCAGGCAAGGCATCCCCCAAGCTCGTTATTTACGGCGGATCAGGCTTGTCCTCTTTGTGTTCCCAATATTTCTGGAGGGACACACATAAGATTGATGGTTATGCGTGGTATGAATTGGGTGATTTTATCACTGTTAAGCACTTGAAGCGAGTGTTGTGGCAGAGCGTGGCCAATCGTCTTGGTTCATTCCGCATGGAACCAATTGCCTATGCAAGTGCCACTAGAAAACAGCAGAAAATTCTACGCAGATACTTGCGTCTCGATCATCAAAAGGTGACCATTTTTGTTTCAGGACGCACGCCTCCCGGAGTCAATGCGGCATTTAGCTTACAGCATTGGACCGACAAAGACTACAACGAGCTTCATATACTGTTTGATGAACTTTGTTCCGTCGGAATAAGCATTGTTTACCTGCCCTTTGCCAGCTATCGGCGTGACTTGGTTGCCAGACATTTGGCTAGCATGTCAACTAAGCAGCAGGAAGCCAAGCCTGCGCACGTCATTGCAGATGAATTGCAGCTTGATCTTGCCGTCCGGGAAAAGACATGGGAACTCATCAAGGATAAAGTCCAATGCGACGAACAACTACTACGTGAAATACATCATGCCTCCTCCAGTGAACCCGGCTATCTCATCAAAGACTCAGATTCATATCCCGGCCTGATTCATAGCGAAAAAATAGTCGAGCGACTCAAGGATTGGGTATCCGAAGCAACGGGCAACCAATTCGATACCAAGCTCCTGCGAGTTCGCTTTCTATATGCGCTTTGCCTTTTCCGCCAGTCTCGCCATCCTTGCTCCATGTGGGCTGAAGGCGTGATGGACTGCAACAATCGTTTTGATGCGGCGTCCGGCACGGATCGGGATGCACAACGCTCTCTGCTGGCTGAGAAATGGAGCAGGGAACTCCACGGTTTCGGCCTCTTTAGAATGAAAGCGGCGTCCTTCTTCTGGCTCCATTGGGACTTGCGCATCCGTATCGCTCATTGGTGTGAACAATACGAAGCTGACGAACAGGACATTCTGAAGGACAAGGGTGCGATTCGCAGAAGCCTCCGCGCCAGACGTGCTCGAACCCATATGTGGATTGCTGAATGGTATTTCAAGGCAACTCAGGCATCACACGATCCAGTTCCCCTAGTTGAATGCCTTTATCATTATGTCCAATGTCTCCACTGGATATCAGAAGCCAAGCCAACACCCCAAATGGATAATGATTTGTGCGGCGATGAAGGGAAATCCTCCTCGCGCTACAAAGAACTACTTGCTGAAATTGCATTCAATCAACTCAGTAAGATTCTTCGTCTGTCCGAGGATGTGATTATCTTTTGGGGAATCGAGGACGATTTGTTTGAACGGCTGCGGCTGGAAATTCAGGAGACAGGGCTGAGCAATGATACCTGCGAAGGGCAGCAGAATATTCCCTGGACGATGTTGCGAAGCCAGATTCAACGCATAATCAACATGATCAAGTCTGCTCAAGGGGATGGCTTCTTCATGCAAGTGCGTTGGGAAGGGTTACGTTCCAACCTCCAAGGTGCCCCTTCCTGCTCAGACAGCGACAGCCTCTATTTGCAAGGGGCACCGCTTCAACGCGCGAAAAATCTTGCAAAAGACTTCAAAAACTATGTGGAGGGTTTCGATGAGGAAGCTCTTCAGATATTGCTCGCACACAAAAATTGTGAGGAAGTTCGCCCCAGTCCTCTTCTGGTTCGCTCAACTATTGATCGTTGGTGGGCCACGGCTCCAAAAGAAAACAGAACCGGCAACTCAATAGCCCGCCTGATTCGACTCATCATTCTCGGTGCGCAGATTAACGTCGAACGTGCTTATCGCTGGCAACATTTTGAATTCTTGACGCGCACCCGCGTGCGTAAACTCGAATCGAAAGACGTTCACTCGCACGAAGCAGATTCCATAGCTCGGAGTCTTTGGGCTCACATCTGCGCCCAATGCATGGTCGCAATCCGGCTGTCGCGTCAATTGAGTCTGCAAAACTGTGAAGCGTTTGAATGGGCTAATTTGCGCTCACGGGTCATTTACGGACTTAGCCTCGGTATGCTCGGAAGAGACAATGAGGCGACGCGCAAACTGAATGAGGCACTCGCTTACCTGAACAATTCAAAGCATTTCGCTGGAGACCCAAGTGAATGGGCCATAGTTGCCTTGCGGCAGGCAGAGGTGTTTGTTTCAAAGTTCTTCCTAATCCGCTCCCAATTCGGCCAAGGAGCGCTCAGCACCCAGAAGTGCCCGATTCACGACCAGAAGCATTGTTGCTTGCTAGATCAGGCTTGGGCATGTCTGGAAACAGCCGAGAACAATCTTCAGGATGTCGAGCGCTCCTCCTGGTGGTGGAATCGCCTATATGTCCTAAAAATGAAAGTGCTCTGCGAGGTTTGTGAAATCAACAACTCGCGCAAAAAAGCTCTCTTGCCATCCCATTATTGGCTAGCTGATCGCAGACGCATTCTTCCGGCTGATCATATTCTTTATATACTCCGGCAAGGCCTCTTGCTCCCCATAACCCAAGGATATCGCAACGCTCGTTTGATTCATTACTATCTCCTGGCAGCCGCATCGTTAAATGTCCATCATTTGCGCGATGACCGGGAACTGTCGGAACTTGCGGAGGAGTCCCTAGATGACTTGGAAGGCTACGACTCTCTCGAAAGGCCATTCGTCGAGGATGTCCGTTTGCGCTTGAATGCTTTGGCGATGCCACAGACGGCTAGCGCAGCTTGA